A portion of the Bubalus kerabau isolate K-KA32 ecotype Philippines breed swamp buffalo chromosome 1, PCC_UOA_SB_1v2, whole genome shotgun sequence genome contains these proteins:
- the PAIP2 gene encoding polyadenylate-binding protein-interacting protein 2 has protein sequence MKDPSRSSTSPSIINEDVIINGHSHEDDNPFAEYMWMENEEEFNRQIEEELWEEEFIERCFQEMLEEEEEHEWFIPARDLPQTMDQIQDQFNDLVISDGSSLEDLVVKSNLNPNAKEFVPGVKY, from the exons ATGAAAGATCCAAGTCGCAGCAGTACTAGCCCAAGCATCATCAATGAAGATGTGATAATTAACGGTCATTCTCATGAAGATGACAATCCATTTGCAGAGTACATGTGGATGGAAAATGAAGAGGAGTTCAACAGACAA ATAGAAGAGGAGTTATGGGAAGAAGAATTTATTGAACGCTGTTTCCAAGAAATGCTGGAAGAAGAAGAGGAACATGAGTGGTTTATTCCAGCTCGAGATCTCCCACAAACTATGGACCAAATTCAAGACCAGTTTAATGACCTTGTTATCAGTGATGGCTCTTCCCTGGAAGATCTTGTG GTCAAGAGCAATCTGAATCCAAATGCAAAGGAGTTTGTTCCTGGGGTGAAGTACTAA